A window of Lepidochelys kempii isolate rLepKem1 chromosome 1, rLepKem1.hap2, whole genome shotgun sequence contains these coding sequences:
- the LOC140907083 gene encoding claw keratin-like, translating into MSFSSLCYPECGVARPSPVTGSCNEPCVRQCPDSEVVIRPSPVVVTLPGPILSNFPQQSEVAAVGAPVVGAGLGGSFGSGGLYGYGGRYGGLYGLGRYGAYGGLYGYGGVLGHGGYCGYPGLYGYGGLLGHGGYCGYPGLYGYGGYGRRYLGGYCGPC; encoded by the coding sequence ATGTCTTTCTCCAGCCTCTGCTATCCAGAATGCGGGGTGGCCCGACCCAGTCCAGTCACTGGCAGCTGCAATGAGCCATGCGTTAGGCAGTGCCCTGACTCCGAAGTGGTGATCAGACCCTCCCCGGTTGTCGTGACCCTCCCCGGACCAATTCTGAGCAATTTCCCTCAGCAGAGCGAAGTGGCAGCCGTAGGAGCACCTGTGGTCGGAGCTGGTTTGGGAGGCTCATTCGGTTCGGGGGGACTGTACGGCTATGGAGGCCGTTATGGAGGGTTGTATGGTTTAGGGAGATATGGTGCCTACGGGGGCCTTTATGGTTATGGGGGAGTATTGGGCCATGGGGGATACTGCGGTTACCCGGGCCTTTATGGTTATGGGGGATTATTGGGCCATGGGGGATACTGCGGTTACCCGGGCCTTTACGGTTATGGAGGATATGGCCGTAGGTATCTTGGTGGATATTGTGGGCCATGTTAA
- the LOC140907086 gene encoding uncharacterized protein, protein MTFSSLCYPECGVARPSPLTGSWNEPCVRQCPDSEVVIRPSPVVVTLPGPILSNFPQQSEVAAVGAPVVGAGLGGSFGLGGLYGYGGRYGGLYGLGRYGAYGGLYGYRGLLGHGGYCGYPGLYGYGGLLGHGGYCGYPGLYGYGGLLGHGGYCGYPGLYGYGGLLGHGGYCGYPGLYGYGGLRGYGGYGRRYLGGYCGPC, encoded by the coding sequence atGACTTTCTCCAGCCTCTGCTATCCAGAATGCGGGGTGGCCCGACCCAGTCCACTCACTGGCAGCTGGAATGAGCCATGCGTTAGGCAGTGCCCTGACTCCGAAGTGGTGATCAGACCCTCCCCAGTTGTCGTGACCCTCCCAGGACCAATTCTGAGCAATTTCCCTCAGCAGAGCGAAGTGGCAGCCGTAGGCGCACCTGTGGTCGGAGCTGGTTTGGGAGGCTCATTCGGTTTGGGGGGATTGTATGGCTACGGAGGCCGTTATGGAGGGTTGTATGGTTTAGGGAGATATGGTGCCTACGGGGGCCTTTACGGTTACAGGGGATTATTGGGCCATGGGGGATACTGCGGTTACCCGGGCCTTTACGGTTACGGGGGATTATTGGGCCATGGGGGATACTGCGGTTACCCGGGCCTTTACGGTTACGGGGGATTATTGGGCCATGGGGGATACTGCGGTTACCCGGGCCTTTACGGTTACGGGGGATTATTGGGCCATGGGGGATACTGCGGTTACCCGGGCCTTTATGGTTATGGGGGATTAAGGGGATACGGGGGATATGGCCGTAGGTATCTTGGTGGATATTGTGGGCCATGTTAA